In Salmo trutta chromosome 16, fSalTru1.1, whole genome shotgun sequence, a genomic segment contains:
- the LOC115151182 gene encoding caspase recruitment domain-containing protein 19-like, which translates to MIQFRDLDVPTCVRLAELLAHLQGKGEEACREFYRALHLHVEEVYFSLPTRLRLRDSIDPFTTAASPTQQRYVLNDRGHMFFLSCFSVAVGVALLHYYDKAKVTRGSRALGMAALGLGRRAREVLIWYTEDPIRK; encoded by the exons ATGATCCAGTTTAGGGACCTTGATGTGCCCACCTGCGTCCGACTGGCCGAGCTCCTGGCTCATCTGCAGGGGAAAGGTGAAGAGGCCTGCCGGGAGTTCTACCGGGCACTTCACCTGCATGTGGAAGAGGTGTACTTCAGCCTACCCACGCGTCTCCGCCTCAGAG ATTCTATAGACCCGTTCACGACTGCAGCCTCACCCACTCAGCAGAGATATGTACTAAACGACAGAG gTCATATGTTCTTCCTGAGTTGTTTCAGTGTTGCAGTTGGGGTGGCTCTACTACATTACTATGACA AGGCCAAAGTAACAAGGGGCAGCAGGGCTCTTGGCATGGCTGCTCTTGGATTGGGTCGACGAGCCCGAGAGGTTCTCATATGGTACACTGAAGACCCCATCAGGAAGTAG
- the LOC115150236 gene encoding uncharacterized protein LOC115150236 isoform X1: protein MATENMEMNGDADGENGGEVPHLRGRNHRATVGTLNMNHYANKKSAAESMLDVALLMANASQLKAVLEQGPGFTFYNPLITLISISLILQVTVGILLIFIGQRISGIQSSIGLKPSGSLLRQRQWIDQLYRTHTGLSYPQPVDISEAITNSEFTIFVFGFLYSFLRISIRLSVALSRSEFVNFVFPWSFTLLHDVTSHTSSVAIYML, encoded by the exons GTTCCACATCTTAGGGGCAGGAATCACAGGGCGACGGTGGGTACTCTGAACATGAACCACTACGCCAATAAGAAGAGTGCAGCAGAGAGCATGCTGGACGTGGCATTACTCATGGCCAACGCCTCCCAGCTGAAGGCTGTCCTGGAGCAGGGCCCAGGTTTCACCTTCTACAACCCTCTCATCACcctcatctctatctccctcaTCCTGCAGGTCACTGTGGGCATCCTGCTCATCTTCATCG GCCAGAGAATTTCAGGGATCCAGTCTTCCATAGGCCTCAAGCCATCAGGTTCTCTGTTACGTCAAAGACAATGGATAGATCAACTCTACAGGACTCACACTGGCCTTTCATATCCACAGCCAGTCGACATTTCAGAGGCAATTACAAACTCAGAGTTCACCATCTTTGTCTTTGGCTTTCTGTATTCATTTCTCAGGATCTCAATCAGATTGTCAGTTGCATTATCAAGGTCAGAATTTGTCAACTTTGTCTTCCCCTGGTCATTTACCCTACTTCATGATGTTACGTCACACACTTCATCAGTTGCTATTTACATGCTGTGA